The proteins below are encoded in one region of Belonocnema kinseyi isolate 2016_QV_RU_SX_M_011 chromosome 1, B_treatae_v1, whole genome shotgun sequence:
- the LOC117175182 gene encoding histone H1-III-like translates to MTDKIESSAAPAVVATPKKAASPKKAAVPKTKKPRVAAKAAAHPPASEMVLAAVAALKEKKGSSLQAIKKYIVATYKVDAEKQAIFIRKYLKSAVTSGALVQTKGSGAAGSFKLPAGKTEAKPKSTKVAPKAKSASKAKKPASPKKALKAKKTVEKKKSTKVAAKAPKAKSTKPKAASPKKKVATKKVAKK, encoded by the coding sequence ATGACTGACAAAATTGAATCTTCAGCTGCACCAGCTGTAGTGGCAACACCTAAGAAGGCTGCATCTCCTAAGAAGGCTGCTGTCCCGAAAACAAAGAAGCCTCGTGTCGCTGCGAAGGCAGCTGCTCATCCTCCTGCATCCGAGATGGTGCTTGCAGCAGTCGCGGCTTTGAAGGAAAAGAAGGGCTCTTCTCTTCAAGCAATCAAAAAGTACATTGTTGCAACATACAAAGTTGATGCTGAAAAACAGGCCATTTTCATTAGGAAGTACCTTAAATCAGCAGTTACCAGCGGAGCTTTGGTTCAGACTAAGGGATCAGGTGCTGCCGGATCCTTCAAGTTGCCTGCAGGTAAAACTGAGGCCAAGCCAAAATCTACTAAAGTTGCTCCGAAAGCCAAATCTGCTTCAAAGGCAAAAAAACCAGCATCCCCGAAGAAGGCTCTTAAAGCGAAAAAGACTGTTGAAAAGAAGAAATCTACAAAGGTTGCAGCAAAAGCACCTAAGGCAAAATCCACCAAACCGAAAGCGGCTTCTCCCAAAAAAAAAGTTGCGACAAAGAAGGTTGCAAAGAagtaa
- the LOC117175692 gene encoding histone H2B-like, giving the protein MAPKASGKAVKKAGKAQKNVAKTDKKKRRKRKESYAIYIYKVLKQVHPDTGVSSKAMSIMNSFVNDLFERIAAESSRLAHYNKRSTITSREIQTAVRLILPGELAKHAVSEGTKAVTKYTSSK; this is encoded by the coding sequence ATGGCCCCTAAAGCGAGTGGTAAAGCAGTAAAGAAGGCTGGTAAAGCCCAGAAAAACGTCGCTAAGACCGACAAGAAGAAGAGGCGCAAGAGGAAGGAAAGCTATGCTATCTACATTTACAAAGTCTTGAAACAAGTTCACCCTGATACTGGAGTCTCCAGCAAGGCGATGAGCATTATGAACAGCTTCGTTAATGACCTTTTCGAACGTATTGCAGCTGAATCGTCCCGCTTGGCTCATTACAATAAGAGGTCGACCATCACATCTCGGGAGATCCAAACTGCTGTCAGGCTAATTCTTCCTGGTGAACTCGCTAAGCACGCCGTCTCTGAAGGTACCAAGGCTGTTACGAAATACACCAGCTCTAAGTAA
- the LOC117171481 gene encoding histone H2A-like produces the protein MSGRGKGRAKGGKSKTRSSRAGLQFPVGRLHRLLRKGNYAERVGAGAPVYLAAVMEYLAAEVLELAGNAARDNKKSRIIPRHLQLAIRNDEELNKLLSGVTIAQGGVLPNIQAVLLPKKTEKKA, from the coding sequence atgtcTGGTCGTGGTAAAGGTCGTGCAAAGGGTGGCAAATCGAAGACGCGTTCAAGCAGAGCTGGACTTCAGTTCCCCGTTGGTAGACTCCATCGTCTTCTTCGCAAAGGAAACTATGCTGAAAGAGTAGGAGCTGGAGCTCCAGTTTATTTAGCGGCTGTCATGGAATATTTGGCCGCTGAAGTTCTCGAATTGGCTGGAAATGCCGCTCGTGACAACAAGAAGTCTAGGATCATCCCACGTCACTTGCAATTGGCCATCAGAAACGACGAGGAATTGAACAAACTTCTCTCTGGTGTTACCATCGCTCAAGGTGGTGTTCTGCCCAACATCCAAGCTGTTCTTTTGCCCAAGAAGACTGAAAAGAAAGCTTAA